The following proteins come from a genomic window of Proteinivorax hydrogeniformans:
- a CDS encoding ABC transporter ATP-binding protein, whose protein sequence is MSIRLTKVDKIYGQGDAKVHALKELSLTITTGEMVAIMGPSGSGKSTLLNILGCIDRPTKGEYSYKENEISHIKAKEMARLRNEVFGFVIQDFALVDRYTVFKNIMIPLSYSQKAIKSKKEKVESVLKQLNISEKRDVLAANLSGGQRQRVAIARAIVNEPEIILADEPTGSLDSATGQDVLDIFTKLNSVEKKTIIIVTHDKEVASCCHRIVNIQDGMIV, encoded by the coding sequence ATGAGTATTAGGCTAACTAAAGTAGATAAAATTTATGGGCAAGGTGATGCCAAGGTCCACGCGTTAAAAGAACTTTCTCTTACTATCACAACAGGAGAGATGGTTGCTATTATGGGTCCTTCTGGTTCTGGAAAGTCCACTCTTTTAAACATTTTGGGCTGTATTGATAGACCTACAAAGGGTGAATATTCTTATAAAGAAAATGAGATTAGCCATATTAAAGCTAAAGAAATGGCTAGGCTTAGAAACGAGGTTTTTGGTTTTGTGATTCAAGACTTTGCTTTAGTGGATAGGTATACTGTTTTTAAAAATATCATGATTCCACTTTCTTACTCTCAAAAAGCTATAAAGTCTAAAAAAGAGAAAGTGGAATCAGTTTTAAAGCAGCTAAATATTTCTGAAAAAAGAGATGTCTTGGCAGCTAATTTGTCAGGAGGGCAAAGGCAAAGGGTTGCTATAGCAAGGGCGATAGTTAATGAGCCGGAAATTATTTTAGCAGATGAACCCACCGGGTCATTAGACAGTGCTACAGGGCAGGATGTTTTAGATATTTTTACCAAACTCAATTCTGTAGAGAAAAAGACAATTATTATAGTAACCCATGATAAGGAAGTAGCCTCTTGCTGTCATCGTATAGTAAACATTCAAGATGGCATGATTGTATAA
- a CDS encoding ABC transporter permease, which produces MRQILHRSFLLMVLYAAVAMLFILCFSTIYEFYTIKKENPDFLSNQHVRVSIINRELNVTVTDLVEFTKENTENAIIYRDYPWSRGKSVLLNGVTNFKPNIIEGRSFKQQDFENSTQTVVIEESLQEQCIEKGGVKYFLHQSNLYEVIGIFQLNERETSRAYSSYYDNNSLYYVNMAADFDNIDYHLEGEYIFDLQEKSMSFYSGFYEHMTEIDSSLEIRGEPYQGDATDHLLASLRQSSFIILIFIITVCLVLLNVFSITRHWVEGRKKEVAVRLLSGGNKFYIKWLIIKDYILIVSFGYLAGIIIPVLIISASIIPFIGSSMPVVVIGLGYMLVVIIGIVASWIFLTRWLRQDIVMHLRS; this is translated from the coding sequence TTGAGACAGATATTACATAGGTCTTTTTTGCTAATGGTATTATATGCTGCCGTAGCTATGTTGTTTATCCTTTGTTTTTCTACTATTTATGAGTTCTACACCATCAAAAAAGAAAATCCTGACTTTTTATCAAATCAGCATGTACGGGTTTCTATAATAAATAGGGAACTAAACGTTACCGTTACTGATTTAGTAGAATTTACTAAAGAAAACACAGAAAATGCCATCATTTATAGGGATTACCCATGGTCACGGGGTAAAAGTGTTTTGTTAAATGGAGTAACAAATTTTAAACCTAATATTATTGAGGGACGGAGTTTTAAACAGCAAGACTTTGAAAACAGTACACAAACAGTTGTAATAGAAGAGAGTTTGCAAGAGCAATGCATCGAAAAAGGTGGAGTGAAATACTTTCTTCATCAAAGTAATCTTTATGAGGTAATTGGGATCTTTCAACTAAATGAAAGAGAAACAAGCCGAGCATATTCAAGCTATTATGATAATAACAGCTTGTACTATGTAAATATGGCAGCCGATTTTGATAATATTGACTACCATCTTGAAGGGGAATATATTTTTGATTTACAGGAAAAAAGTATGTCTTTCTATAGTGGGTTTTATGAACATATGACAGAAATTGACTCCAGCTTAGAAATAAGAGGTGAACCCTATCAGGGTGATGCTACAGATCACTTACTTGCTTCACTAAGACAGTCCTCTTTCATTATTCTAATTTTTATAATAACAGTTTGTCTAGTTTTGCTTAATGTGTTTTCCATTACGAGACACTGGGTAGAAGGTAGAAAAAAAGAGGTGGCTGTAAGACTTTTATCTGGTGGTAACAAGTTTTACATAAAATGGCTTATAATTAAAGACTATATTCTTATTGTCAGCTTTGGGTATCTAGCAGGAATAATTATACCGGTGTTGATTATAAGTGCTAGTATAATCCCTTTTATAGGATCTTCTATGCCGGTAGTGGTAATTGGCCTTGGGTATATGCTGGTGGTTATTATAGGAATTGTGGCTAGTTGGATTTTTCTTACCAGATGGCTTAGACAAGATATAGTTATGCACTTGAGGAGCTAA
- a CDS encoding helix-turn-helix transcriptional regulator produces the protein MEYSLTTFGGKLRSLRKKHVLTQLDVSKATGVNVETLRRVEQGKVVPKIETLEYLSPVLKEDVLLLFFKHRYQDYSLLQEKKARLERNLDNGDFSKLELEVKKINKMIPKIKNKYYKRLIEQQLLFAKGIIKYKKENDSSKALNMLIRAIKLTTPKFELDNFQSYVYSSTEVRILMNIGMIVNSLGRNKEYLNILEFSIKTIKNTDELYPKICHNLAGAYIRKGDYINGLKYSNFGVDWCKNNRIYAGLNLLYYSKGVCQFYLKDKNYKSSVELAICLCEAYGQDKLKKLMLSNYADLKKQGCIRQ, from the coding sequence ATGGAATATAGTCTAACTACTTTTGGGGGAAAATTAAGGTCTTTAAGGAAGAAACATGTGCTTACCCAGCTTGATGTTTCAAAAGCTACAGGTGTAAATGTTGAAACTTTACGAAGGGTAGAGCAGGGAAAAGTGGTGCCTAAAATTGAAACGCTAGAGTACCTGTCTCCAGTGTTAAAAGAAGATGTGTTGCTACTTTTTTTTAAGCATAGGTATCAAGATTACTCATTGTTACAAGAAAAAAAAGCCAGGTTGGAGAGAAACCTTGATAACGGCGACTTTTCAAAGCTAGAGTTGGAAGTTAAAAAAATTAATAAAATGATACCAAAGATAAAAAATAAATACTACAAAAGATTAATAGAACAGCAGCTTCTTTTTGCTAAAGGCATTATTAAGTATAAAAAAGAAAATGACTCCTCTAAAGCGTTAAATATGCTAATCAGAGCCATTAAATTGACAACACCTAAGTTCGAGTTGGACAATTTTCAATCATATGTTTATTCCTCTACAGAAGTTAGGATACTTATGAACATTGGCATGATTGTAAACAGCTTAGGAAGAAATAAAGAGTACTTAAATATACTGGAGTTTAGTATTAAAACAATAAAAAACACAGATGAATTATACCCAAAAATTTGTCACAATCTAGCTGGTGCCTATATTAGAAAGGGCGATTACATAAATGGTCTAAAGTATTCAAATTTTGGGGTTGATTGGTGTAAAAACAACAGAATTTATGCTGGCTTAAACCTTTTGTATTATAGTAAAGGAGTTTGTCAGTTCTATTTAAAGGATAAAAACTACAAAAGTTCTGTGGAATTAGCAATCTGCTTATGTGAAGCCTATGGACAAGATAAATTAAAAAAGCTTATGCTGTCTAATTATGCTGATCTAAAGAAACAGGGTTGTATAAGGCAATGA
- a CDS encoding IS3 family transposase (programmed frameshift), whose translation MSKSKSKHYSKEFIESVLKRLEPPSNDTVTAIAAELGIPKTTIYTWVKRNNKTLSSRKPQNRWNSEDKFQIVLETAALSEAELADYCRRKGIYLEDIKRWKEQCLKANQGETQDYQKTKSELKEEKEKAKELKKQLRQKEKALAETAALLVLRKKADANLGGPRGRLISSSDRVKAVELIDEARINGARLAPACEVLSISVRTYQRWTKEKGKIKEDKRPSAKRPTPKNKLTDEERQEIIKTANNPKYVDLPPSQIVPKLADEGKYLASESTIYRVLKEEKMDAHRGRAKKPTKREPPTHVATSPNKIWTWDITWLNSAVKGSFYKLYLIIDMFSRLIVAYEVWESEKAEYAERLIKKATLSQKISGRPLVLHSDNGSPMKAATFQATLEKLGIQSSFSRPRVSNDNPYSESLFKTMKYRPAYPYKGFKSIEEARNWVKEFVRWYNYEHLHSGLKFVTPYQRHYGIDVNIVEKRIRIYEHARKKHPERWSKNIRDWSLPEYVSLNPIKDIQFKNTIDHVD comes from the exons ATGTCAAAATCTAAAAGTAAGCACTACTCTAAAGAGTTTATTGAGTCCGTATTAAAAAGACTTGAGCCCCCTTCAAATGACACCGTTACTGCTATTGCAGCAGAGCTGGGCATTCCCAAAACAACCATTTATACATGGGTGAAAAGAAACAATAAAACTCTATCATCTCGCAAACCTCAAAATAGGTGGAACTCAGAAGATAAATTCCAAATAGTATTAGAAACAGCAGCTTTAAGTGAAGCTGAGCTAGCCGATTACTGCCGACGTAAAGGTATATACCTTGAAGATATAAAGCGTTGGAAAGAGCAATGTTTAAAGGCAAACCAAGGTGAAACACAGGACTACCAAAAGACTAAAAGTGAGTTAAAGGAAGAAAAGGAAAAAGCAAAAGAATTAAAAAAGCAGCTTAGACAAAAAGAGAAGGCACTGGCAGAAACGGCTGCATTACTAGTATTAAGAAAAAAAGCAGACGCGA ATTTGGGGGGACCCCGAGGAAGACTGATCAGTAGCTCAGATCGCGTAAAAGCAGTAGAACTGATCGATGAAGCAAGAATAAATGGTGCAAGGTTAGCCCCTGCATGTGAAGTATTAAGTATCAGCGTGCGTACCTATCAAAGATGGACTAAGGAAAAAGGGAAGATCAAAGAAGATAAAAGACCTTCAGCTAAACGCCCCACTCCTAAAAACAAGCTAACAGATGAAGAACGCCAAGAAATAATAAAAACAGCAAATAATCCTAAGTATGTCGACTTACCTCCATCACAAATAGTTCCTAAGCTGGCAGACGAAGGCAAATATTTGGCATCTGAATCAACAATTTACAGGGTTTTAAAAGAAGAAAAAATGGATGCTCACCGAGGAAGGGCCAAAAAACCCACAAAAAGGGAGCCTCCTACTCATGTAGCTACTTCCCCTAATAAAATATGGACTTGGGATATAACATGGCTAAACTCTGCTGTTAAAGGTAGTTTCTATAAGTTATACCTTATAATAGATATGTTTAGCAGATTAATTGTAGCCTATGAAGTATGGGAGTCAGAGAAAGCAGAATATGCTGAAAGACTTATTAAAAAAGCAACATTGTCTCAAAAGATTTCAGGTCGACCTTTAGTACTACACTCCGATAATGGCAGCCCAATGAAAGCAGCAACATTTCAGGCCACACTTGAAAAACTAGGTATTCAAAGCTCTTTTTCCCGTCCAAGAGTTAGTAATGACAACCCTTACTCCGAATCGCTCTTTAAGACCATGAAGTATCGCCCAGCATACCCTTATAAAGGTTTTAAAAGCATAGAGGAAGCAAGAAATTGGGTTAAAGAATTTGTTAGATGGTATAACTATGAACACTTACATAGTGGCTTAAAATTTGTTACACCTTACCAAAGACACTATGGAATTGATGTTAATATAGTAGAAAAAAGAATCAGGATCTATGAGCATGCAAGGAAAAAGCACCCAGAGAGGTGGTCTAAAAATATCAGAGATTGGTCATTACCCGAATATGTTTCTCTAAACCCTATAAAAGACATACAGTTTAAAAATACTATAGATCATGTAGATTAG
- a CDS encoding GIY-YIG nuclease family protein: MYYVYIATNWNNRVLYTGVTNNLERRIYEHKNKLVKGFTQKYNVDKLLYYESTSDANSAIAREKEIKGWTRQKKNELIASVNPKWKDLSS; the protein is encoded by the coding sequence ATGTATTATGTTTACATCGCTACTAATTGGAATAATAGAGTCTTGTACACAGGTGTCACTAACAATTTAGAGCGTCGTATTTATGAGCATAAAAATAAATTGGTGAAAGGTTTTACACAGAAGTATAATGTGGATAAATTGCTTTATTATGAGTCTACTTCCGATGCTAATTCTGCCATAGCAAGGGAAAAAGAAATTAAAGGCTGGACACGACAAAAGAAAAATGAACTAATTGCGAGTGTAAACCCTAAGTGGAAGGATTTAAGTAGTTGA
- the hcp gene encoding hydroxylamine reductase codes for MFCHQCQEAAKGTGCDVAGVCGKSSEVSNLQDLLIHVLKGVAEYNQQARKAGLNRPETDRLVMDSLFTTITNANFDDESISKRIEKVITERDAIKETLQKEGKLEDKNYKDFATWTGSRSEFAQKAAQPEVGILATENEDVRSLRSLILFGLKGMAAYAEHADNLGHRSEEISAFIEKALVAIEDETLSADDLTALTLETGKYGVDVMALLDEANTSKYGNPEITEVNIGVRNNPAILVSGHDLKDFEELLEQTEGTGVDVYTHSEMLPANYYPAFKKYDHFVGNYGNAWWKQKEEFKSFNGPVLFTTNCIVPPSADYADRIYTTGATGYPGFKHFEDRKDGKAKDFTEIIEHAKRLPAPTEIEKGKIVGGFAHNQVMQLADKVVDAVKSGAIKQFFVMAGCDGRMKSRNYYTDFAKELPQDTVILTAGCAKYKYNKLDLGDIGGIPRVLDAGQCNDSYSLAVIALKLKEVFELNDINDLPISYNIAWYEQKAVIVLLALLHLGVKNIKLGPTLPAFLSPNVANVLVENFGINPISTVEEDIEQFLG; via the coding sequence ATGTTTTGTCACCAATGTCAAGAGGCTGCCAAAGGTACTGGCTGTGATGTAGCCGGTGTTTGTGGTAAGTCAAGCGAAGTTTCAAACCTGCAAGATTTACTAATCCACGTGCTTAAAGGTGTAGCTGAATACAACCAGCAAGCTAGAAAAGCAGGTCTAAACCGTCCAGAAACAGACAGACTAGTAATGGATTCTCTATTTACAACAATTACAAATGCTAACTTTGACGATGAGTCAATCTCTAAAAGAATCGAAAAAGTTATTACAGAAAGAGATGCGATCAAAGAAACTCTACAAAAAGAAGGTAAGCTAGAAGACAAAAACTACAAAGACTTTGCTACATGGACTGGCAGCAGAAGTGAATTTGCACAAAAGGCTGCTCAACCAGAAGTAGGTATCCTAGCTACAGAAAACGAAGACGTAAGAAGCTTAAGATCTCTAATTCTATTTGGTCTTAAAGGTATGGCAGCATACGCTGAGCATGCTGACAACCTAGGTCATCGCAGCGAAGAAATTTCTGCATTCATCGAAAAAGCACTAGTAGCAATTGAAGATGAAACTCTAAGCGCTGACGATTTAACTGCCCTAACTTTAGAAACCGGTAAGTACGGTGTAGATGTTATGGCTCTACTAGACGAAGCTAACACATCTAAATATGGTAACCCAGAAATCACAGAAGTTAACATCGGTGTTCGCAACAACCCTGCTATCTTAGTAAGTGGTCACGACCTTAAAGACTTTGAAGAACTTCTAGAGCAAACAGAAGGTACAGGAGTAGACGTATATACTCATTCCGAAATGCTACCTGCTAACTACTACCCAGCATTTAAAAAGTATGACCATTTCGTTGGTAACTACGGAAATGCATGGTGGAAGCAAAAAGAAGAATTCAAAAGCTTCAACGGACCAGTACTATTTACAACAAACTGTATAGTACCTCCATCTGCAGACTACGCTGACAGAATCTACACAACAGGTGCTACTGGCTACCCAGGATTTAAGCACTTTGAAGATCGTAAAGATGGTAAAGCTAAAGACTTCACAGAAATCATCGAGCATGCTAAAAGACTACCAGCTCCAACAGAAATCGAAAAAGGTAAAATCGTAGGTGGGTTTGCTCATAACCAAGTTATGCAGCTAGCTGACAAAGTTGTAGACGCTGTTAAATCAGGTGCAATCAAGCAATTCTTCGTAATGGCTGGTTGTGACGGAAGAATGAAAAGCAGAAACTACTACACAGACTTTGCCAAAGAGCTTCCACAAGACACAGTAATCCTAACTGCTGGTTGTGCAAAATACAAATACAACAAGCTAGACCTAGGCGACATCGGCGGCATCCCAAGAGTACTAGATGCTGGTCAATGTAACGACTCCTACTCACTAGCAGTAATCGCCCTAAAACTGAAAGAAGTATTCGAACTAAACGACATCAACGACCTACCAATTTCCTACAACATCGCCTGGTACGAGCAAAAAGCAGTAATCGTACTACTAGCTCTACTACACCTAGGCGTGAAAAACATCAAACTAGGACCAACACTACCAGCATTCCTATCACCAAACGTAGCAAACGTACTAGTAGAAAACTTCGGTATCAATCCTATTTCGACTGTGGAAGAGGATATCGAACAATTCCTAGGCTAA
- a CDS encoding IS3 family transposase — protein MNEEDNFPIILLCEVAGVTRSAYYKWVDKKKTDLEVENEQIMEDLILLYNGFKGVYGYRVLKLYLDRIYEKKINHKRVHRLMKVAGLKSITRRKKKRYGKSKPEHIAENILKRNFKADKANEKWVTDITEFKYGNKKAYLSAILDLYDNSIVSYVVSHSNNNQLVFQTLDKALIKSPGATPLLHSDRGFQYTSNGFKQKIKAANITQSMSRAGNCLDNAPIESFFGKLKVEKYYLEGNYQTFKELKDAIDEYIHFYNHTRLQKKLSGLSPIEYRYQYQLTA, from the coding sequence TTGAATGAGGAAGACAATTTTCCAATAATATTGCTATGCGAGGTTGCTGGTGTTACTCGCTCTGCTTATTATAAATGGGTAGACAAGAAAAAAACTGATTTAGAAGTAGAAAACGAACAAATTATGGAAGATCTGATTTTACTATATAATGGTTTTAAAGGTGTTTATGGTTATAGAGTGTTAAAGTTGTACCTAGACCGTATATATGAAAAGAAGATAAACCATAAAAGAGTTCATCGCCTAATGAAAGTTGCAGGTCTAAAATCAATTACCCGAAGAAAAAAGAAACGCTATGGTAAATCTAAACCAGAACACATAGCGGAAAACATATTAAAACGTAACTTCAAAGCAGATAAGGCAAATGAAAAATGGGTAACAGATATTACAGAGTTTAAATATGGCAACAAAAAAGCTTATTTAAGTGCTATTTTAGACTTGTACGATAACTCCATTGTTTCATATGTTGTAAGCCACTCTAATAATAATCAGCTAGTATTTCAGACCTTAGATAAGGCTTTGATAAAATCACCTGGAGCGACTCCTTTACTCCATAGTGACCGTGGTTTCCAGTATACCTCCAATGGATTTAAACAAAAAATAAAGGCTGCAAATATAACACAGAGTATGTCAAGAGCAGGAAACTGCCTTGATAATGCACCAATAGAAAGTTTTTTTGGTAAGCTAAAGGTCGAAAAGTATTACTTAGAAGGCAACTATCAAACATTTAAAGAGTTAAAAGATGCAATAGACGAGTATATCCACTTCTATAACCATACCAGGCTACAGAAAAAGCTGAGCGGATTAAGCCCAATAGAATATCGATATCAATATCAGTTAACAGCTTAA
- a CDS encoding helix-turn-helix domain-containing protein codes for MNTKNKYSAKERYHIIQEYKNGDSPKTSIAYKYNINRGTISEWLDKFSRHGIEGLTDCKAPVEYSKKVKENAIKEYLSGEHTLRFLAKKYGITDHSVLRKWVKKYNGHRKLNSVTEMEGMDCSMSKRKSVEDKVKIVLFCIENDYNYELTAKTYQVSYQQVYQWVRKYNSGNKDALKDGRGRKKSEEELTATEKAKLEMEKIKRENEKLRAENAFLKKLKALERGDL; via the coding sequence ATGAACACTAAAAATAAGTACAGTGCCAAAGAAAGGTACCATATCATACAGGAATACAAAAACGGAGATAGTCCAAAAACTAGCATTGCTTACAAATATAATATTAATAGAGGGACTATAAGCGAGTGGTTAGATAAGTTCTCAAGGCATGGTATAGAAGGACTTACCGATTGTAAAGCGCCAGTCGAGTATTCTAAAAAAGTAAAGGAAAATGCTATTAAAGAATATTTATCAGGTGAACATACTTTAAGATTTTTAGCAAAAAAATACGGAATTACTGATCATAGTGTTTTACGCAAGTGGGTAAAAAAGTATAATGGACATAGAAAATTAAATTCAGTAACAGAAATGGAAGGGATGGATTGCTCTATGTCTAAACGAAAATCTGTTGAAGATAAAGTTAAAATAGTATTATTTTGCATTGAAAATGATTATAACTACGAACTTACTGCTAAAACTTATCAGGTCTCCTACCAGCAAGTTTATCAGTGGGTTAGAAAATACAACTCCGGTAACAAGGATGCATTAAAGGATGGACGTGGTCGTAAGAAAAGCGAAGAAGAACTCACAGCAACAGAAAAAGCTAAACTTGAAATGGAGAAAATAAAAAGAGAAAACGAAAAATTACGAGCGGAGAATGCTTTCCTAAAAAAGCTGAAGGCTTTAGAAAGGGGGGATCTTTAA
- a CDS encoding permease: protein MENFINFLQTFIGLFGELLLLFIGITFLVGLLQEYVKPESIRKVLGKSRRGLGNIVGAFLGSLTPFCTCSTIPVMLGLHKAGVSFGITMSFFFASPLLNPIIVGLMLMLFGINITLVYVAIIFPVSVLIGIFLEKLGYEKCIKSVNIVKDEEGCSCSITAEDGFWSGAKPRIKRSGQYAFNLFKQVVPYLVIGSAIGAFIHGYIPEELIVRVAGPDTPFSIPLASVIGIPMYIRGATILPISSVLVEQGMNMGAVMALIIGGAGASLPEVTILSSIFSKKLLFTYLATVIGLAIFAGYLFNFLLRIGL from the coding sequence ATGGAAAACTTTATTAACTTTCTTCAAACCTTCATAGGACTTTTTGGAGAGTTGCTGCTACTATTTATAGGCATAACATTTTTAGTAGGACTACTCCAAGAGTACGTTAAACCGGAAAGTATAAGAAAAGTGCTAGGCAAAAGTAGAAGAGGACTTGGCAACATTGTCGGAGCATTTCTAGGGTCATTAACCCCGTTTTGCACATGCTCTACCATTCCAGTTATGCTAGGACTTCACAAAGCCGGAGTATCCTTTGGCATTACAATGTCCTTCTTTTTTGCTTCACCACTGTTAAATCCGATAATAGTTGGTCTTATGCTAATGCTTTTTGGCATAAACATAACCCTTGTATATGTGGCAATAATTTTCCCAGTTTCAGTGCTAATTGGGATCTTTTTAGAGAAATTAGGCTATGAAAAATGCATCAAGTCAGTAAATATTGTCAAAGACGAAGAGGGTTGCTCATGTAGCATAACTGCAGAAGATGGGTTTTGGTCAGGTGCTAAACCAAGAATCAAACGATCCGGCCAATACGCCTTTAACTTATTTAAGCAGGTAGTTCCATACTTAGTGATTGGTTCGGCCATAGGTGCTTTTATTCACGGCTACATTCCAGAAGAGCTGATAGTTAGAGTAGCTGGACCAGATACTCCATTTTCTATTCCGCTTGCTTCGGTAATAGGTATACCGATGTATATTAGAGGAGCAACTATATTACCGATAAGCTCAGTGCTAGTAGAGCAGGGAATGAACATGGGAGCAGTAATGGCGCTAATAATAGGAGGAGCAGGAGCAAGCCTACCAGAGGTAACAATCCTATCCTCAATTTTTAGCAAAAAGCTCCTATTTACCTATCTAGCAACAGTTATAGGCCTAGCAATATTTGCAGGCTATCTGTTTAATTTCTTGCTGAGAATAGGGCTTTAA
- a CDS encoding arsenate reductase ArsC: protein MKKSIGFICVGNSCRSQMAEGFAKKLGKNVFEVYSAGTEPAVKVNPNAVEVMKEAGIDITDQKPKVLKDIPNKLDIIITMGCNVQCPFVPHDHKEDWGLDDPVGKPIEEFRKTRDTIQKKMHDLIRRVQQGEV, encoded by the coding sequence GTGAAAAAATCAATAGGCTTTATATGTGTAGGTAATTCATGCAGAAGTCAAATGGCAGAAGGATTTGCCAAAAAATTAGGGAAAAATGTATTTGAAGTATACAGCGCCGGCACAGAGCCAGCAGTAAAAGTTAACCCCAATGCAGTGGAAGTAATGAAAGAAGCAGGAATCGATATAACAGACCAAAAACCAAAAGTCTTAAAGGACATCCCAAATAAGCTAGATATAATCATAACAATGGGCTGCAACGTACAATGTCCATTTGTACCCCATGACCACAAAGAAGACTGGGGACTAGACGACCCAGTAGGAAAGCCAATAGAAGAGTTTAGAAAAACAAGAGACACCATACAAAAGAAAATGCACGACCTAATCCGCAGAGTACAGCAGGGAGAGGTTTAG
- the arsB gene encoding ACR3 family arsenite efflux transporter — translation MVNEKQTGGMGFFERNLTIWVAACIVIGVAIGYYLPQVPETLDKFTYYEISLPIAILIWMMIYPMMLKIDFTSIVQALKMPKGLTLTCTVNWLIKPFTMAFFAWLFFTVIFRNLIDPVTADAYFAGAVILGAAPCTAMVFVWSHLTKGNPAYTLVQVSVNNIILLVAFAPIIVLLLGVSDLAVPYGTVFLSVFLFIVIPLVAGFISRNLIIKNKGEDYFENVFLKKFDGITMVGLLLTLILIFTFQGDVIINNPIHILLIAIPLTIQTFFIFIVAYGWAKAWKLPHNVASPAAMIGASNFFELAVAVAISVFGLRSPAVTATVVGVLVEVPVMLALVKIANKTRHWFPAESQEG, via the coding sequence ATGGTAAACGAAAAACAAACAGGAGGTATGGGATTTTTTGAAAGAAATCTAACCATATGGGTTGCAGCATGTATAGTTATTGGTGTTGCTATTGGATATTATCTGCCCCAAGTTCCTGAAACATTAGATAAATTCACATACTATGAAATTTCACTGCCTATAGCCATACTAATTTGGATGATGATTTATCCAATGATGCTAAAGATTGACTTTACAAGTATCGTTCAGGCGCTAAAAATGCCTAAAGGCTTAACGTTAACATGTACCGTTAACTGGCTTATAAAGCCCTTTACCATGGCCTTTTTCGCCTGGTTATTTTTTACCGTAATCTTTAGAAACCTTATAGACCCCGTAACAGCTGACGCATACTTTGCAGGTGCAGTTATCTTAGGGGCAGCACCATGTACTGCTATGGTATTTGTCTGGAGTCACCTAACTAAAGGAAACCCGGCATACACATTGGTTCAAGTTTCTGTTAACAACATTATTTTACTAGTGGCCTTTGCTCCAATTATAGTACTACTACTAGGAGTTTCGGATTTGGCAGTACCATATGGAACAGTCTTTTTATCGGTATTCTTATTTATCGTCATTCCACTAGTGGCAGGATTTATATCTAGAAACTTAATCATTAAAAATAAAGGCGAAGATTATTTTGAAAATGTGTTTTTAAAGAAGTTTGATGGCATTACAATGGTTGGTCTGTTACTTACCTTAATCCTAATTTTTACTTTTCAAGGTGATGTGATAATTAACAACCCTATTCACATACTGCTAATTGCCATTCCACTTACTATACAGACATTTTTCATTTTCATTGTAGCATATGGGTGGGCAAAAGCTTGGAAGCTTCCCCACAATGTAGCTTCTCCGGCTGCAATGATTGGCGCAAGTAACTTCTTTGAGCTAGCAGTAGCGGTGGCTATATCTGTATTTGGGCTACGTTCTCCGGCAGTTACTGCAACAGTTGTAGGTGTACTAGTAGAAGTGCCAGTAATGCTTGCACTAGTTAAAATAGCCAACAAAACCCGTCATTGGTTCCCAGCTGAAAGCCAGGAAGGTTAA
- a CDS encoding metalloregulator ArsR/SmtB family transcription factor, with amino-acid sequence MVEIFKALGDETRLRMAMLFSQEKLCVCEIEEILEISQSNASRHLNRLKTVGIISSERKAQWVYYYISNDFLSKYNSLWQEVCKQLNEGIYAEDKKRLEEVKKSTDC; translated from the coding sequence ATGGTAGAGATTTTTAAAGCTTTAGGAGATGAAACTAGGCTTAGAATGGCTATGCTTTTTAGCCAAGAAAAGCTTTGTGTATGTGAAATAGAAGAGATACTTGAAATAAGCCAGTCAAATGCATCACGTCACTTAAACAGATTAAAAACCGTAGGAATAATTTCATCTGAGAGAAAAGCTCAGTGGGTCTATTACTACATTAGCAATGATTTTTTGAGCAAATACAATAGCCTTTGGCAAGAGGTATGTAAACAGCTAAACGAAGGTATATATGCAGAAGACAAAAAGCGCTTAGAAGAAGTTAAAAAATCCACCGATTGCTAG